From one Solanum stenotomum isolate F172 unplaced genomic scaffold, ASM1918654v1 scaffold6190, whole genome shotgun sequence genomic stretch:
- the LOC125852856 gene encoding homeobox-leucine zipper protein HAT4-like — translation MLENQDLRLSLSLSFSENKTTNPLQLNSWIDSFPSSDRNLEKCRTFLKGIDVNIIPTITEEEEEEVGVSSPNSSISSLSGNKRNEREIINCCDELEIERECSRSISDEEDGETSRKKLRLTKDQSVVLEESFKEHNTLNPKQKQALAKRLGLRPRQVEVWFQNRRARTKLKQTEVDCELLKRCCENLTEENRRLQKEVQELRALKLSPQFYMQMTPPTTLTMCPSCERVAGPSAPSASGPASVDARANQMVLTRQRPVPFNLWTASPIPHRPINAQHPRS, via the exons GGATTGACTCATTTCCTTCTTCAg atAGGAATTTGGAGAAATGCAGAACATTTTTGAAGGGAATAGATGTGAACATAATACCAACAATtacagaggaagaagaagaagaagttggagtTTCTTCACCAAATAGTAGTATTTCAAGTTTAAGTggaaataaaagaaatgaaagggaaataattaattgttgtGATGAATTGGAAATTGAAAGAGAGTGTTCTAGAAGTATTAGTGATGAAGAAGATGGAGAAACTTCTAGAAAGAAATTAAGACTTACTAAAGATCAGTCTGTTGTTCTTGAAGAAAGTTTCAAAGAACACAACACTCTCAATCCA AAGCAAAAACAGGCTTTGGCAAAGAGACTAGGATTGAGGCCTAGACAAGTGGAGGTTTGGTTTCAAAACAGGAGGGCAAG gACAAAGTTGAAGCAAACTGAAGTAGATTGTGAATTGTTGAAGAGATGTTGTGAGAATCTAACAGAAGAAAACAGGAGATTACAAAAGGAAGTTCAAGAGCTAAGGGCACTAAAGCTATCACCTCAATTCTACATGCAAATGACTCCTCCAACCACCCTCACCATGTGCCCGTCCTGTGAGCGCGTCGCGGGCCCATCTGCTCCGTCTGCATCAGGGCCTGCGAGCGTCGATGCTCGGGCCAACCAAATGGTCCTGACCCGACAACGGCCTGTGCCGTTTAATCTCTGGACCGCCTCCCCCATCCCGCATAGACCCATTAATGCCCAACACCCTAGGTCATAA